From the Neobacillus sp. PS3-34 genome, the window AAGGGAAATAATATGGTAAATTAAAAATACTGTGAAATGTACGTCTTACCAGGAGGTGGCCTTCATGCATGCATTGATCGTAACATTATTAGTAATTGTAAGTATTGCACTTATTGTAGTTGTATTACTTCAATCTGGCAAAAGCGCAGGTTTATCCGGTGCGATTTCCGGGGGAGCAGAGCAATTATTTGGTAAACAAAAAGCTCGTGGGATTGATTTAATCCTACATCGCATTACCGTTGTTTTATCCGTTTTGTTCTTTGTTCTGGCAATTGCCGTGGTATACTTCAAAATCTAATCGGAACGTCCAAACCTGGCTCGGCAGGGTTTTTTTATTGTTTAGAAAATTATAAAATTGAATGAAGTGGATAACTTCTACAAGTTGTATTAATCTAGCTCCGGCGCCCAGCCCCTCGGGGTCATAAGCCAAATCACTCCAGAAATCGGGATTTCCTGCGTGATTCGTCTTATACCTGTCGGGGCTAACCAGGGCGCTTGCGCCTTTTGTTCTTGTTCTAAAACGTTTGAATAAGCCTTTTTTCTGGAATGTTAGAAGGGGCTTTGTTTAAACTAAAAGAAATGAAAGCAAATCAGAGGAGATTTTACATATGAGAATTAAATTGCCTAAACCATTTACATTCGAAGGAGGAAAAAGGGCTGTGCTGCTCCTGCACGGCTTTACCGGAAATTCTGCCGATGTTCGGATGCTCGGCCGTTTCCTCGAAAAAAACGGATAT encodes:
- the secG gene encoding preprotein translocase subunit SecG, encoding MHALIVTLLVIVSIALIVVVLLQSGKSAGLSGAISGGAEQLFGKQKARGIDLILHRITVVLSVLFFVLAIAVVYFKI